The Falsiruegeria litorea R37 nucleotide sequence TGTCAGTTTTCCGTCCGCGTAGAGCGGAGCCTTGCCCAGCGTGGCGATCCCCGGCTCATGCTGGTCCGGAGACTTGTCCACACCCGCCGTGTTCTCGGTCACATCGCCGGTATCGACTCCCCCGATCACGGCGGCATCGCCGGTTGCGGCCAGCGTCAAGGCGGCCGTCTGTGCGACTGTCCCGCCATGGCCGTCTGTGACCTGGTAGCTCAGGCTGACCGGCCCGTTGTAGTTCGGGTCCGGTGTGAACGTGAAACCGTGTGCGGCGTCGCCGGATATGCTGCCATGGCTCGCGCTGAGGCCGGTGACCGACAGCGTGTCGCCGGTGTCGATGTCGGTGGCATGTTCCAGGAGCTGCGCCGCGGTGATCTGCACCGGCTTGTCCTCGGTGCCGGCGGGCAGGGTAACCGGGGCGCTGACGGCCGGGCCGTCATTGGTGCCCGTCACGGTGATGACGAGGTGTTCGGTGTCGGTGGCGCCGGCCTTGTCGGTGACGGTGACGGGGATGGTGACCTGTTGCGTCGCGCCCGCGGCGAGGTGCTGGTAGGCCGCATCCGTGGGATCGAAGCTCCAGGAGCCGTCGGTGCCCAGGGTGAAGCCGGGCACGGGGTTGGCCGGGGCAAAGCTGAGCGTATCGCCGGTATCAACATCCGTGGCCGACATCTGGCCCGTCACGGCACTTCCGTCTTCCGTCGCCGAGGCCGTCGCCGCGCTCAGAACAGGCACATCATTGGTTCCATGGATCGTGATCTGGATCTGGTGTGTGGTGCCATCGGCGGAGCGCACCGTAACCGTGTCGACCAGAGTTTGACCGGCACCAAGCGCCTGAACGCGCGGGTCGTCATTATCGCCATCGTAGATCCACCCTCCCTTCGGTCCGATCACCAGAGAGGCATTGCCCCCGAGACTAGTCGGGTAGCTCCCGCGCATGGGGAACATCACGAAGCGGGCCTCCCCCGTGTCCGGGTCGGCGATTGTCAGCTGACCCCGGGTCTGTAACCACTGCATGCCCATAACATTGACATCCTCGGTGACATCGCCGGTATCGACGCCGCCTATTACCGCCGCATCGCCGGTCGCCGCCAGCGTCAGGGAGGCGGTTTGTGCGACGGCACCGCCATGTCCGTCGGTGACGGTATAGTTGAGCGCCACCGGACCGTTGTAGTTGGGGTCCGGTGTGAAGGTGAAACCGTGTGCGGCGTCGCCGCTGATCGTGCCGTGGCTGGCGCTCAGGCCGGTCACCGAGAGCACATCGCCCGTGTCGATATCGGTGGCATGTCCGAGAAGCTGCGCCGCGGTGATCTGCACCGGCTTGTCCTCGGTGCCGGCGGGCAGGGTAACCGGGGCGCTGACGGCCGGGCCGTCATTGGTGCCCGTCACGGTGATGACGAGGTGTTCGGTGTCGGTGGCGCCGGCCTTGTCGGTGACGGTGACGGGGATGGTGACCTGTTGCGTCGCGCCCGCGGCGAGGTGCTGGTAGGCCGCATCCGTGGGATCGAAGCTCCAGGAGCCGTCGGTGCCCAGGGTGAAGCCGGGCACGGGGTTGGCCGGGGCAAAGCTGAGCGTATCGCCGGTATCAACATCCGTGGCCGACATCTGGCCCGTCACGGCACTTCCGTCTTCCGTCGCCGAGGCCGTCGCCGCGCTCAGAACAGGCACATCATTGGTGCCATGGATCGTGATCTGGATCTGATGTGACGTCCCGTCGGCGGAGCTCACCCGATATGTGGCATGGCCTTCTTCACCGGCAGCTAAACGTT carries:
- a CDS encoding VCBS domain-containing protein — its product is MSVSDPDGTASNHFRYSVWGENAVSDPFGGSLHMDRYGNWHYAVDNSNAAVQRLAAGEEGHATYRVSSADGTSHQIQITIHGTNDVPVLSAATASATEDGSAVTGQMSATDVDTGDTLSFAPANPVPGFTLGTDGSWSFDPTDAAYQHLAAGATQQVTIPVTVTDKAGATDTEHLVITVTGTNDGPAVSAPVTLPAGTEDKPVQITAAQLLGHATDIDTGDVLSVTGLSASHGTISGDAAHGFTFTPDPNYNGPVALNYTVTDGHGGAVAQTASLTLAATGDAAVIGGVDTGDVTEDVNVMGMQWLQTRGQLTIADPDTGEARFVMFPMRGSYPTSLGGNASLVIGPKGGWIYDGDNDDPRVQALGAGQTLVDTVTVRSADGTTHQIQITIHGTNDVPVLSAATASATEDGSAVTGQMSATDVDTGDTLSFAPANPVPGFTLGTDGSWSFDPTDAAYQHLAAGATQQVTIPVTVTDKAGATDTEHLVITVTGTNDGPAVSAPVTLPAGTEDKPVQITAAQLLEHATDIDTGDTLSVTGLSASHGSISGDAAHGFTFTPDPNYNGPVSLSYQVTDGHGGTVAQTAALTLAATGDAAVIGGVDTGDVTENTAGVDKSPDQHEPGIATLGKAPLYADGKLT